One segment of Amycolatopsis alba DSM 44262 DNA contains the following:
- a CDS encoding helix-turn-helix domain-containing protein, whose product MSAQQAEDFGPWLGRQLRRASKSQAELAQHLALTRAAVSAWITGRAEPREEVKRRIAEFLGIDVASLHNRTADVVAKLPLEWHHRPAHADGGREYGNAAAFAFNADLAVLAREATQNSLDERHDPSKPVRVHYTLHELSGAHLDSFLDALQWDKLRPHYDKAASAEQKVSRSLRAALDDLDRTRSLLLLRVDDYNAAGLTGPEYSDGRFAAVVRRQLDSHKQAGKRAGGSYGLGKVTLWATSRFGLVLMNSTLSIPHEGRTERRVIGRLDLPWRTVDGTAYAGPAWFGEPDTTQSHKGVSRSWWADEESVRGLQLERANAETGTSFLIVGAHDASGDAESLEEMHEKLVRSLADGFWAAMIGGDRAGALLEARVTTLRNGRVLVPEQQVNPHAHHPALSRALKAYLDNETVTERTAGDQVASVDVPLFVTPMKGEDRVQGKGARHSAVLLLTRAEGEERTNRVVCMRGNRMTIIERRPRDLPLGTDAFQAVLLAGHATENEGEDVDLAERFLRASEPPEHHKWDRTEELTSLYQRGALSRISEFLEEIDKAVRELVGRREIGHRGGPSVLKELLKLDGAAAGSRRAQGVPTVRSINAQLDDSGAWHVSVDIKLPGAEDPWLLTPVAKFDVRSGGRPAVEWSLLTPAKNCDIENGNLVVPPGTRSASFIGVTDPGSHPVQGRLSRLVVDVQKARGGVA is encoded by the coding sequence ATGAGCGCTCAGCAGGCCGAGGACTTCGGCCCGTGGCTCGGACGACAGCTGCGTCGGGCATCGAAATCCCAGGCCGAGCTCGCGCAGCATCTGGCTCTGACCCGTGCCGCCGTGTCCGCCTGGATCACCGGACGGGCCGAACCTCGGGAGGAGGTCAAGCGCCGGATCGCCGAGTTTCTCGGCATCGACGTGGCCTCTCTGCACAACCGCACCGCGGACGTGGTCGCCAAACTCCCGCTGGAATGGCACCACAGGCCGGCACATGCGGACGGTGGACGTGAATACGGCAACGCCGCCGCCTTCGCCTTCAACGCCGACCTTGCCGTCCTCGCTCGCGAGGCGACCCAGAACTCGCTCGACGAACGCCATGATCCTTCCAAACCGGTCCGGGTCCACTACACGTTGCACGAGTTGAGCGGCGCACACCTCGACTCGTTCCTCGATGCGTTGCAGTGGGACAAGCTACGCCCGCACTACGACAAAGCCGCTTCGGCCGAACAGAAGGTCTCCCGCAGTCTGCGGGCGGCGCTGGACGACCTGGATCGGACCAGGTCGCTGCTGCTGTTGAGGGTGGACGACTACAACGCCGCCGGCCTCACCGGCCCCGAGTACAGCGACGGTCGCTTCGCGGCTGTCGTCCGGAGGCAGCTCGACAGCCACAAGCAGGCAGGCAAACGAGCAGGCGGGTCCTATGGACTCGGGAAGGTCACTCTTTGGGCCACCAGCCGCTTCGGTCTGGTCTTGATGAACTCGACGCTGTCGATTCCCCATGAGGGCCGGACCGAACGTCGTGTCATCGGCAGACTCGACTTGCCTTGGCGAACCGTGGACGGGACGGCTTACGCGGGGCCGGCCTGGTTCGGTGAGCCGGACACCACGCAGAGCCACAAGGGTGTCTCCCGGTCATGGTGGGCGGACGAGGAGTCCGTCCGGGGACTGCAGCTCGAACGGGCCAACGCGGAAACAGGCACGTCGTTCCTCATCGTCGGGGCGCATGACGCCTCAGGGGACGCGGAATCGCTGGAGGAGATGCACGAGAAGCTGGTGCGATCTCTGGCCGATGGCTTCTGGGCCGCGATGATCGGTGGTGACCGGGCAGGCGCGCTGCTCGAAGCCCGCGTCACGACCTTGCGCAACGGCCGGGTGCTGGTACCCGAACAGCAGGTCAACCCCCATGCTCACCATCCCGCGCTGAGCAGAGCCCTCAAGGCGTATCTGGACAACGAGACCGTGACCGAGCGGACCGCGGGCGATCAAGTGGCCAGTGTCGACGTACCGCTGTTCGTCACCCCGATGAAAGGCGAAGATCGGGTACAAGGCAAAGGCGCAAGACACTCCGCCGTCCTTCTGCTCACCCGTGCCGAGGGCGAGGAACGAACCAACCGAGTGGTCTGCATGCGCGGCAACCGCATGACGATCATCGAGAGACGCCCCAGGGATCTCCCGCTGGGCACGGATGCCTTCCAAGCTGTCCTTCTCGCCGGCCATGCGACCGAGAACGAAGGCGAAGACGTCGATCTCGCAGAACGGTTTCTCCGTGCGTCCGAGCCCCCCGAGCACCACAAGTGGGATCGCACGGAAGAGCTGACGTCCCTGTACCAACGAGGAGCGCTGTCCCGTATCAGCGAGTTCCTCGAAGAGATCGACAAGGCGGTACGCGAGCTTGTCGGGCGTCGGGAGATCGGCCATCGTGGTGGCCCGAGCGTCCTGAAGGAGTTGCTGAAACTCGACGGTGCCGCCGCCGGCAGCAGACGCGCACAGGGCGTGCCGACGGTCCGGAGCATCAACGCGCAACTGGACGACTCCGGCGCCTGGCACGTGAGCGTCGACATCAAGCTGCCCGGCGCGGAAGACCCGTGGTTGCTGACCCCCGTCGCCAAGTTCGACGTCAGGTCCGGCGGACGACCTGCCGTCGAGTGGAGTCTCCTCACACCGGCGAAGAACTGCGACATCGAGAACGGCAACCTGGTCGTCCCGCCGGGGACGCGATCGGCCTCGTTCATCGGTGTCACGGATCCGGGAAGTCATCCCGTTCAAGGTCGGCTGTCCCGACTGGTCGTGGACGTCCAGAAGGCCCGCGGAGGTGTCGCGTGA
- a CDS encoding DNA cytosine methyltransferase, which translates to MPEAERFSSLDVCSGAGGLALGLEQAGFDPVLLLDNRDVACQTLRANRPDWDVLELDLLEFVPDEHQQVYDVDLLSAGLPRVKASATVNRTRGSDIELELLKATIMLMHGVQPRALLVENVPDLVTKDAYSPIRGFVGTELDHLGYRHKWFVVNAADHGVPQSREQGVLVALKGDAMDAFEEPEPSLEPPVTVGEALEESMRARGWAQASEWARYADKLAPTLVGGSWERGGPDLGPTGSKRAWAKMGVDGATVANEVPGPDFVWDPALGREGMVKLTVEQAARLQSFPPDWRFEGRKTARYRQVGHASPPPVAHALGCAIRAALTRGGA; encoded by the coding sequence ATGCCGGAAGCAGAACGATTTTCCTCGCTCGATGTCTGTTCTGGAGCGGGTGGGCTCGCACTGGGCTTGGAACAAGCAGGCTTCGATCCTGTTCTGCTGCTGGACAATCGGGATGTGGCGTGTCAGACGCTGCGAGCGAATCGCCCTGATTGGGATGTCCTCGAACTGGATCTGCTCGAGTTCGTTCCAGACGAACACCAGCAGGTCTATGACGTCGATCTGCTGTCCGCTGGCCTTCCGCGGGTGAAGGCATCCGCGACGGTGAACAGGACTCGTGGCAGTGACATCGAGCTCGAGCTGCTCAAGGCGACCATCATGCTGATGCACGGAGTTCAGCCGCGTGCGCTCCTGGTCGAGAACGTTCCGGACCTCGTCACCAAGGACGCCTACAGCCCGATCAGGGGATTCGTCGGTACAGAGCTCGATCACCTGGGCTATCGACACAAGTGGTTCGTGGTCAACGCGGCCGACCATGGCGTGCCCCAGAGTCGCGAGCAAGGTGTTCTGGTGGCGCTCAAAGGCGATGCCATGGACGCCTTCGAAGAACCTGAACCGAGCTTGGAACCGCCGGTGACGGTGGGTGAGGCGCTGGAAGAGTCGATGAGGGCCCGCGGGTGGGCTCAGGCAAGCGAGTGGGCCCGGTACGCGGACAAACTGGCGCCGACCTTGGTCGGCGGATCCTGGGAACGGGGAGGTCCGGACCTCGGCCCGACGGGGTCGAAGCGGGCGTGGGCCAAGATGGGCGTGGACGGCGCCACGGTCGCGAACGAGGTGCCAGGTCCCGACTTCGTGTGGGACCCGGCGCTCGGCCGGGAAGGCATGGTCAAGCTGACCGTCGAGCAAGCCGCACGCCTGCAGAGTTTCCCCCCGGACTGGCGATTCGAGGGCAGGAAGACCGCTCGTTATCGACAGGTCGGCCATGCCTCGCCGCCACCCGTCGCGCACGCGTTGGGATGTGCCATTCGTGCCGCACTGACACGCGGTGGAGCCTGA
- a CDS encoding DNA cytosine methyltransferase, with product MTPVQPQLFTTAQIQMVDLFAGPGGLDVAAHWLGVHVDGIEWDDNACKTRTAAGLGTKHDDVRAFGPKDFPDATVLSGGPPCQTYTVAGGGAGRRALDTVLGFVERMAAGDDISAELEKMHEDDERAGDDNRNGKERSGLVLEPLRWALEALDYEMPYEAIVLEQVPTVLPVWQAYAGVLKERGYNVACGVLHTEEFGVPQTRRRAILIARLDGEASLPTPTHRRYYKGKDRSEGVATLKPWVTMSDALRDRDEPFEVVSNYGTGGDPKLRGRRRSDEPSATVTGKISRNRLYSSGSSRRELDRLTKEEAGQLQTFPFDYPWSGKEIAQQVGNAIPPRLAAHVLAAALGREFKADDLDKVVAAKWDPGVYDRPQLPSTPVATPSEKDVIPENRQPSSEVA from the coding sequence ATGACCCCTGTGCAGCCGCAGCTGTTCACGACTGCGCAGATCCAGATGGTGGACCTGTTCGCGGGGCCCGGCGGACTGGACGTCGCCGCGCACTGGTTGGGCGTGCACGTCGACGGCATCGAGTGGGACGACAACGCCTGCAAGACCAGGACGGCCGCAGGTCTCGGCACCAAGCACGACGACGTGCGGGCCTTCGGCCCCAAGGACTTCCCCGATGCCACCGTGCTCTCGGGTGGACCTCCGTGCCAGACGTACACCGTCGCGGGAGGTGGTGCCGGCCGTCGTGCGCTGGACACGGTTCTCGGCTTCGTCGAGCGGATGGCCGCAGGTGACGACATCAGCGCCGAACTCGAGAAGATGCACGAAGACGACGAACGCGCAGGCGACGACAATCGCAATGGCAAAGAGCGTTCCGGCTTGGTACTCGAGCCGTTGCGCTGGGCATTGGAAGCTCTCGACTACGAAATGCCTTACGAAGCCATCGTGCTGGAACAGGTTCCGACGGTCCTGCCGGTCTGGCAGGCATACGCCGGTGTTCTGAAGGAACGTGGCTACAACGTCGCCTGCGGCGTCTTGCACACCGAAGAGTTCGGAGTCCCGCAAACTCGCCGTCGCGCGATCCTCATTGCACGACTCGACGGCGAGGCTTCTCTGCCGACGCCGACGCATCGTCGGTACTACAAGGGCAAGGACCGGTCCGAGGGAGTAGCCACTCTCAAGCCGTGGGTGACGATGTCGGATGCCTTGCGCGACAGGGACGAGCCGTTCGAAGTGGTGTCGAACTACGGTACCGGCGGTGATCCCAAGTTGCGGGGAAGGCGCAGGTCCGACGAGCCTTCCGCCACGGTCACCGGAAAGATCTCACGGAATCGGCTGTATTCGTCCGGTTCGTCGAGGCGTGAGCTCGATCGGCTGACGAAGGAGGAAGCCGGCCAGTTGCAGACTTTCCCCTTCGACTACCCCTGGTCCGGCAAAGAGATCGCACAGCAGGTCGGCAATGCCATTCCGCCGCGCTTGGCCGCACATGTGCTCGCTGCGGCCTTGGGACGCGAGTTCAAAGCCGATGACCTCGACAAGGTTGTCGCCGCGAAGTGGGATCCGGGAGTTTACGACCGACCTCAGCTGCCCTCGACGCCTGTCGCGACTCCGTCCGAAAAGGACGTCATTCCGGAGAATCGACAGCCTTCTTCCGAAGTCGCATAG
- a CDS encoding DUF6339 family protein yields the protein MSLENRTDLPLALGLLPNAAVAKFLTRGMQSGQEKPPLVALRKASSPLPSSEARWRIAPIRELLDVATKRFEGRPVDADGWLAPRLHATLRMTRAEAADSRLWNFLSMIAAPDYVVWRHKGAEITQASRFSGPHYTQAFARLWWAAELFRNADDYGPVEVACSIQDVLNTTMRLDVIDHRPTAFAIIRVLEELKRSNVSRLGDRANALSSAVNAAGSTLLYDVLAPDEPVDQDAVHDWIAEAEDMAPVHWDRLPDGPDDGEVSEDSAEALMPLFRQLLEEAPMRLRKKAVDSPE from the coding sequence ATGAGCCTCGAAAACAGGACCGACCTCCCGCTCGCTCTGGGCCTGTTGCCGAACGCGGCGGTGGCCAAGTTCCTGACTCGCGGTATGCAGTCAGGGCAGGAAAAACCGCCGCTTGTGGCATTACGCAAGGCTTCGAGTCCCCTTCCGTCGTCGGAAGCCCGTTGGAGGATCGCGCCGATCCGGGAGTTGCTCGACGTGGCAACAAAGCGCTTCGAGGGAAGGCCCGTGGATGCCGACGGTTGGTTGGCACCGAGACTGCATGCCACCCTGCGGATGACCAGGGCCGAAGCTGCCGACAGTCGCTTGTGGAACTTCCTCTCCATGATCGCGGCCCCGGATTACGTGGTATGGCGCCACAAGGGCGCCGAAATCACGCAGGCCTCCCGATTCAGCGGCCCCCACTACACCCAGGCCTTCGCCCGTCTGTGGTGGGCGGCCGAGCTGTTCCGCAACGCGGACGACTACGGCCCGGTGGAAGTCGCCTGCAGCATTCAAGACGTCCTGAACACGACGATGCGCCTGGACGTCATCGACCATCGCCCGACCGCGTTCGCGATAATTCGCGTGCTCGAAGAGTTGAAGCGTTCGAACGTTTCACGTCTGGGAGACCGGGCCAACGCGTTGTCGTCCGCTGTGAACGCGGCGGGAAGCACCCTGCTGTACGACGTTCTGGCGCCTGACGAGCCGGTGGATCAAGACGCGGTGCACGACTGGATCGCCGAGGCCGAGGACATGGCACCGGTGCACTGGGACCGTCTTCCCGACGGACCGGACGACGGCGAAGTCAGCGAGGACTCTGCCGAGGCCCTGATGCCGCTGTTCAGGCAGTTACTCGAAGAAGCGCCTATGCGACTTCGGAAGAAGGCTGTCGATTCTCCGGAATGA